One segment of Nocardia farcinica DNA contains the following:
- a CDS encoding DUF4185 domain-containing protein has protein sequence MAVRMAAVIGAAGLLVAAQGAVGSAEPGGAVAVPGAGPCLTDPKPVHEDLIPETLEVPVPYPVVTVLPPEPPEPEPVRTEMTLPSDPCVNPCPDLTDLPEPPPSLANRLGIPEILVNPKPFYFALPGPSPDPGEVPPPPAPVTPPTEAAPREAAPAAPRVVQVREVAKQTGANSVNRTDKRWQVDGTDLGIMWESGPGEVAVAFGDTVGRGFHPPGGMGGDWRSNVLAFSTDRDLSDGMTYDRMVTDSRCHAAEVLSSRKLDNVEITTIPTSGFALGDRQYLSYMSIRTWNSGPGTFYTNYGGIAYSDDRGQTWTKDPHARWDNIFGLANFQVSAMVPHGDHVYMFGTPNTRLGAVGLARVPADQLLNKTAYQYWRDGQWTPVGGAASATPVVDAPAGELSVRFDASRGVWQMSYLDTARAAIVVREATTPQGAWSAPTPTVSVLDYPELYGGFIHPWSSGSDLYFNITTWSDYNVYLMHAELAE, from the coding sequence ATGGCGGTGCGCATGGCGGCGGTGATCGGTGCCGCGGGATTGCTGGTCGCTGCGCAGGGGGCGGTGGGCTCGGCCGAGCCCGGCGGCGCGGTCGCGGTGCCCGGCGCCGGGCCGTGTCTCACCGATCCGAAACCGGTACACGAGGATCTGATTCCGGAGACGCTCGAGGTGCCCGTTCCGTACCCGGTGGTCACGGTGCTGCCGCCGGAGCCACCCGAGCCGGAGCCGGTGCGCACCGAGATGACGTTGCCGAGCGACCCGTGCGTCAACCCCTGCCCGGACCTCACCGACCTGCCGGAACCACCGCCGAGCCTGGCGAACCGGCTCGGCATTCCCGAGATCCTCGTGAACCCCAAGCCCTTCTATTTCGCGCTGCCCGGTCCGAGCCCCGATCCCGGCGAGGTGCCGCCCCCACCCGCGCCGGTCACCCCACCCACCGAGGCCGCGCCGCGCGAGGCGGCGCCCGCCGCGCCGCGCGTGGTGCAGGTGCGCGAAGTCGCCAAGCAGACCGGCGCCAACTCGGTGAACCGCACCGACAAGCGGTGGCAGGTGGACGGCACCGACCTGGGGATCATGTGGGAGAGCGGGCCCGGGGAGGTCGCGGTGGCCTTCGGTGACACCGTCGGGCGCGGGTTCCATCCGCCCGGCGGCATGGGCGGGGACTGGCGCAGCAACGTGCTGGCCTTCAGTACCGACCGTGACCTGAGCGACGGGATGACCTACGACCGCATGGTCACCGACAGTCGCTGCCATGCCGCGGAGGTGCTGTCGAGCCGCAAACTCGACAACGTGGAGATCACCACCATCCCCACCTCCGGCTTCGCCCTCGGCGACCGGCAGTACCTGAGCTACATGTCGATTCGCACCTGGAACAGCGGGCCCGGCACCTTCTACACCAACTACGGCGGGATCGCCTACTCCGACGACCGCGGCCAGACCTGGACCAAGGACCCGCACGCCCGCTGGGACAACATCTTCGGCCTCGCCAACTTCCAGGTGAGCGCGATGGTCCCGCACGGCGACCACGTCTACATGTTCGGCACCCCCAACACCCGCCTCGGCGCGGTCGGCCTCGCCCGCGTCCCGGCCGACCAACTGCTCAACAAGACCGCCTACCAGTACTGGCGGGACGGGCAGTGGACGCCGGTCGGCGGGGCCGCCAGCGCCACACCCGTCGTCGACGCCCCCGCGGGCGAGCTGTCGGTGCGCTTCGACGCGAGCCGGGGGGTGTGGCAGATGAGCTACCTCGACACCGCGCGCGCCGCCATCGTCGTCCGGGAGGCGACCACGCCCCAGGGCGCCTGGTCGGCCCCGACGCCGACGGTCTCGGTGCTCGACTATCCCGAGCTGTACGGCGGCTTCATCCATCCCTGGTCGAGTGGAAGCGATCTCTACTTCAACATCACGACCTGGAGCGACTACAACGTGTATCTCATGCACGCCGAACTGGCGGAGTGA
- a CDS encoding fused (3R)-hydroxyacyl-ACP dehydratase subunits HadA/HadB, whose translation MGSEQTMMEPDADILATKSLAGRRFLVRDRYEVGREKVREFARAVQNRHGAHHREADAARLGYDHVVAPPTFSSVIGMAATNALLDSVLTEYDLTQVLQTDQIFELRRPFLAGDAIHTRVLIESIRSFGDNDFVTVRAEMLNQHDEIAQIASTTIVARRGAEVDPNFAEVVRSIFMHTRPVEPTADLAQTGVLIPIDEADLPPARAAVPGPVHTIPSFDRLAKGDELPAGTARLTRGDLVNYAGVAGDPNPIHFSERAAQLVGLPTVVAHGMLTMGLTADYLTGWLGDPTAMTKFSVRFAGFVPVTVEEPSTIEFTGKIKSLDPDRRAATVVLGATSGGRKLFGRAIAEVRLS comes from the coding sequence ATGGGCAGTGAGCAGACGATGATGGAACCGGACGCCGACATCCTGGCGACGAAGAGCCTGGCGGGGCGCCGGTTTCTGGTGCGCGACCGCTACGAGGTCGGCCGCGAGAAGGTGCGCGAATTCGCCCGCGCCGTGCAGAACCGGCACGGCGCGCACCACCGCGAGGCCGACGCCGCCCGCCTCGGCTACGACCACGTCGTCGCCCCGCCCACCTTCTCCTCGGTGATCGGCATGGCGGCGACCAACGCGCTGCTGGATTCGGTGCTCACCGAGTACGACCTGACCCAGGTGCTGCAGACCGATCAGATCTTCGAGCTGCGCCGCCCGTTCCTGGCCGGCGACGCCATCCACACCCGGGTGCTGATCGAGTCGATCCGCAGCTTCGGCGACAACGATTTCGTCACCGTCCGCGCCGAGATGCTCAACCAGCACGACGAGATCGCGCAGATCGCGTCGACCACGATCGTCGCGCGCCGCGGCGCCGAGGTCGATCCGAACTTCGCGGAGGTGGTGCGCAGCATCTTCATGCACACCCGGCCCGTCGAGCCGACCGCAGATCTCGCACAGACGGGAGTCCTGATCCCGATCGACGAGGCCGACCTGCCGCCGGCACGCGCCGCCGTCCCCGGCCCGGTGCACACCATCCCCTCGTTCGACCGCCTCGCGAAGGGGGACGAACTCCCGGCCGGCACCGCCCGACTGACCCGCGGCGACCTGGTCAATTACGCGGGCGTCGCGGGCGATCCCAACCCGATCCACTTCAGCGAACGCGCCGCCCAGCTCGTCGGCCTGCCCACCGTCGTCGCCCACGGCATGCTGACGATGGGCCTGACCGCCGACTACCTCACCGGGTGGCTCGGCGACCCCACCGCCATGACGAAGTTCAGCGTCCGATTCGCGGGCTTCGTCCCGGTGACCGTCGAGGAACCGAGCACCATCGAGTTCACCGGCAAGATCAAATCCCTCGATCCCGACCGCCGCGCGGCCACCGTGGTGCTGGGCGCCACCTCCGGCGGCCGCAAACTCTTCGGCCGCGCCATCGCCGAGGTCCGGCTCTCCTGA
- a CDS encoding Rv0361 family membrane protein, translating to MVFRREDVAAAAQAAGAAATGGDDKTGGDDKTMVMRRVDLPAQPGSADKTGRQGAPAATSDDPGNRAGAPGAAASGTAAAAAAAGRTTPAGPSAPTGATGPAGQTAPPAPTAPAGPTGPAASGAPTAPAAPGAPAGPTDAQGRNKSGSESTEQNPPEPPAAPDRTPPGRPAEGESATPPIDADADADAETVAMPLVAPVGEDDQKTMALPIQRPEPTDRVAGRPPLSKPPTTPRPAPGPRQPGPQGPSGPPSGVPNAPGQAGPPPARAGSAPSPADQNATRPAEQVSAGPRAIAQPQRVPPAAEEPAGAAEPTGAKRSRRWLLAVGAAAVVLVLVLAGIAMALLRGDSPEDQVRAAIGDYTSALHDGDLAALRESTCGPLHEFYRNITPEQFASVHQQSRERRSIPVVDGVDAIKITDNTALAQATVYTEADPGNRSARTFDLEKTDSGWKVCDRPTEAE from the coding sequence ATGGTGTTCCGCCGGGAGGACGTCGCCGCGGCGGCGCAGGCGGCGGGGGCAGCGGCGACGGGTGGCGACGACAAGACGGGTGGCGACGACAAGACGATGGTGATGCGTCGCGTCGACCTGCCCGCGCAACCCGGCAGCGCGGACAAGACCGGACGGCAGGGCGCACCGGCCGCCACCTCCGACGACCCCGGAAACCGAGCCGGAGCGCCCGGCGCCGCCGCCTCCGGGACCGCGGCCGCGGCCGCAGCCGCCGGACGAACCACACCTGCCGGACCGAGCGCACCCACCGGAGCGACCGGACCGGCCGGACAAACCGCACCTCCCGCACCGACCGCACCCGCCGGACCGACCGGACCCGCCGCATCCGGCGCACCGACCGCGCCCGCGGCGCCCGGCGCACCCGCCGGACCGACCGATGCGCAGGGTCGAAACAAGTCGGGCTCCGAAAGCACCGAACAGAACCCGCCCGAGCCACCGGCCGCACCCGACCGGACACCCCCCGGCCGACCGGCCGAAGGCGAATCCGCCACGCCACCCATCGACGCAGACGCCGACGCCGACGCCGAAACCGTCGCCATGCCGCTGGTCGCGCCCGTCGGCGAGGACGACCAGAAGACGATGGCGCTGCCGATCCAGCGTCCCGAGCCGACCGATCGGGTGGCGGGTCGTCCGCCGCTGAGCAAACCGCCGACGACTCCGCGGCCCGCGCCCGGTCCGCGGCAGCCGGGTCCGCAGGGGCCCTCGGGACCGCCCTCGGGCGTGCCGAACGCCCCTGGCCAGGCCGGTCCGCCGCCGGCCCGCGCCGGTTCGGCCCCCTCGCCTGCCGATCAGAACGCCACGCGCCCGGCCGAACAGGTGAGTGCGGGACCGCGGGCGATCGCGCAGCCGCAGCGGGTTCCGCCCGCCGCCGAAGAGCCCGCGGGTGCGGCGGAGCCGACGGGCGCGAAGCGGTCCCGACGGTGGTTGCTGGCGGTCGGTGCCGCGGCGGTGGTGCTGGTGCTCGTGCTGGCCGGTATCGCGATGGCGCTGCTGCGCGGCGATTCGCCCGAGGACCAGGTGCGCGCGGCGATCGGCGACTACACCTCGGCGTTGCACGACGGTGATCTGGCCGCGCTGCGGGAGAGCACCTGCGGGCCGTTGCACGAGTTCTACCGCAACATCACGCCCGAGCAGTTCGCCAGCGTGCACCAGCAGTCGCGGGAACGGCGCAGCATCCCGGTGGTGGACGGGGTGGACGCCATCAAGATCACCGACAACACCGCCCTGGCCCAGGCGACCGTGTACACCGAGGCCGACCCGGGTAACCGTTCGGCACGAACGTTCGATCTGGAAAAGACCGACAGCGGCTGGAAGGTGTGCGACCGCCCCACCGAGGCGGAGTGA
- a CDS encoding DUF3151 domain-containing protein translates to MTSFGDLLGPQPVLLPENTDAEEALLDKVDPVQVAAAHPAASIAWAHLAEAALARGEAEAAGPDGAVNHDIVAAYAFARTGYHRGLDLLRRNGWKGFGPVPWSHEPNRGFLRSVGALARAAKAIGETEEYARCLDLLEDCDPRAAGELGLD, encoded by the coding sequence ATGACCTCCTTCGGTGACCTGCTCGGACCGCAACCGGTACTGCTTCCCGAAAACACCGACGCCGAGGAGGCCTTGCTCGACAAGGTCGACCCGGTGCAGGTGGCCGCGGCGCACCCGGCCGCCTCCATCGCCTGGGCCCATCTGGCCGAGGCGGCGCTCGCGCGCGGCGAGGCCGAGGCCGCGGGTCCGGACGGCGCGGTCAACCACGACATCGTGGCCGCCTACGCCTTCGCCCGCACCGGCTACCACCGCGGACTGGACCTGCTGCGCCGCAACGGCTGGAAGGGCTTCGGCCCGGTGCCGTGGAGCCACGAACCCAACCGGGGTTTCCTGCGCAGTGTCGGCGCGCTGGCCAGGGCCGCCAAGGCGATCGGCGAGACCGAGGAGTACGCCCGCTGCCTCGATCTGCTCGAGGACTGCGACCCGCGCGCCGCGGGCGAGCTCGGCCTCGACTGA
- a CDS encoding FUSC family protein: MIDPESRIGAARASTAEQVRASWARLRLSALPIVQCALGAALAWFIAHNVVGHANPFFAPTAAVVSIGVSFGAKIRRSVELVVGVAVGIGIGDLFISGVGTGVWQIALVVVVAMALAVFVDGGSIISIQAATSAVLVATLMPPSSNASFSRMIDALVGGLVGVVVVAAIPLHPVRRAREHAANVLKVMGESLAACSEGLLEQDPQKISTALESARNTQQTIDSLRSSLEGGKEISRISPLYWNSRQRLERIRQAADPLDNAIRNTRVLLRRSLTLVRDDEILDPRLIDEVERLADAVDVVRRMMLADPGEQPDQAEAARVLRSVAKEARPELVAGAGLSAHVVFAQVRSILVDLMQVCGVKRISAIALLPPTVPNPYVRPED, from the coding sequence TTGATCGATCCGGAGTCGCGTATCGGCGCGGCCAGGGCGAGCACGGCCGAGCAGGTGCGTGCGTCCTGGGCGCGGTTGCGGTTGTCCGCGTTGCCGATCGTGCAGTGCGCGCTGGGTGCCGCGCTGGCGTGGTTCATCGCGCACAACGTCGTCGGGCACGCCAACCCGTTCTTCGCCCCCACCGCGGCGGTCGTGTCGATCGGCGTCTCCTTCGGCGCGAAGATCCGCCGGTCGGTGGAGTTGGTGGTCGGTGTCGCGGTCGGGATCGGCATCGGCGATCTGTTCATCTCCGGGGTCGGCACCGGCGTCTGGCAGATCGCGCTGGTGGTCGTGGTGGCGATGGCGCTGGCGGTGTTCGTGGACGGCGGCTCGATCATCAGCATCCAGGCCGCCACCTCGGCGGTGCTGGTCGCCACGCTCATGCCGCCCTCGTCGAACGCCAGCTTCTCCCGGATGATCGACGCGCTCGTCGGCGGCCTGGTCGGCGTCGTGGTGGTGGCCGCGATCCCGCTGCATCCGGTGCGCCGGGCCCGCGAACACGCCGCCAACGTCCTGAAGGTGATGGGTGAGTCGCTGGCCGCCTGCTCGGAAGGCCTGCTCGAACAGGATCCGCAGAAGATCAGCACCGCGCTGGAGTCGGCCCGCAACACCCAGCAGACCATCGATTCGCTGCGCTCCAGCCTGGAGGGCGGCAAGGAGATCAGCCGCATCTCCCCGCTGTACTGGAATTCCCGCCAGCGGCTGGAGCGGATCCGGCAGGCCGCCGACCCGCTGGACAATGCCATCCGCAACACCCGTGTGCTGTTGCGCCGTTCGCTGACGCTGGTCCGCGACGACGAGATCCTCGATCCGCGCCTGATCGACGAGGTGGAGCGGCTGGCCGACGCGGTGGACGTGGTGCGCCGGATGATGCTGGCCGACCCCGGCGAGCAGCCCGACCAGGCCGAGGCGGCCCGGGTGCTGCGGTCGGTGGCCAAGGAGGCGCGCCCGGAACTCGTTGCCGGCGCCGGGCTCTCGGCGCACGTGGTGTTCGCGCAGGTCCGGTCGATTCTGGTGGATTTGATGCAGGTGTGCGGGGTGAAGCGGATCTCGGCGATCGCGCTGCTGCCCCCGACCGTGCCCAATCCCTATGTGCGTCCCGAGGACTGA
- a CDS encoding site-2 protease family protein, which produces MSLPFSRDRRLGRGAVRPSPVFLLVVAVTVAGAVLAWISDYGETAAGVGVFVLVVAGWIVTLCLHEFAHAYLAWRAGDREVELRGYLTLNPLKYSHPLLSIVLPVVFIALGGFGLPGGAVYVHPHAVSPARQRMISGAGPAVNAVCGVVLLLVVAVFGSTTGHAAFWYGLAFLGFLQITATLLNLLPIPGLDGYGILEPSLSYRTRRSLDQLKPLGMLLLFALILTPTVNRPFFDAIYTICELFGVPDVWVARGAGLVRFWT; this is translated from the coding sequence ATGAGCCTGCCGTTCTCCCGCGACCGGCGGCTCGGTCGCGGCGCGGTGCGGCCCAGTCCGGTGTTCCTGCTGGTCGTCGCGGTCACCGTGGCGGGCGCCGTGCTGGCGTGGATCTCCGACTACGGCGAGACCGCCGCGGGTGTCGGGGTGTTCGTCCTGGTGGTGGCGGGCTGGATCGTCACGCTGTGCCTGCACGAGTTCGCGCACGCCTACCTGGCCTGGCGGGCCGGGGACCGCGAGGTGGAGCTGCGCGGGTATCTCACGCTGAACCCGCTGAAGTACTCACACCCGCTGCTGTCGATCGTGCTGCCGGTGGTGTTCATCGCGCTCGGCGGGTTCGGCCTGCCCGGCGGCGCCGTGTACGTGCACCCGCACGCGGTGAGCCCGGCCCGGCAGCGGATGATCAGCGGCGCGGGCCCGGCGGTCAACGCGGTCTGCGGTGTCGTGCTGCTGCTGGTGGTCGCGGTGTTCGGCAGCACGACCGGTCACGCGGCCTTCTGGTACGGCCTGGCGTTCCTCGGCTTCCTGCAGATCACCGCGACCCTGCTGAATCTGCTGCCGATCCCCGGCCTGGACGGCTACGGGATCCTCGAGCCCTCGCTGAGCTACCGGACCCGCCGGTCGCTGGATCAGCTCAAGCCGCTGGGGATGCTGCTGCTGTTCGCGCTGATCCTCACGCCCACGGTGAACCGGCCGTTCTTCGACGCCATCTACACCATCTGCGAACTGTTCGGCGTGCCCGACGTGTGGGTCGCGCGCGGCGCCGGACTGGTGCGGTTCTGGACCTAG
- a CDS encoding adenylosuccinate synthase, protein MPAIVLIGAQWGDEGKGKATDLLGGRLQWVVRYQGGNNAGHTVVLPNGDKFALHLIPSGILTPGVRNVIGNGVVVDPGVLLDELAGLEARDVDTSGLLLSADAHLIMPYHVAIDKVTERFLGNKKIGTTGRGIGPCYQDKVARVGVRVADVLDEKILTQKVEAALEFKNQVLVKIYNRRALDPQQVVDEVLGQAESFAHRIADTRLQLNEALERGETVLLEGSQGTLLDVDHGTYPYVTSSNPTSGGAAVGSGIGPNKISTVLGILKCYTTRVGSGPFPTELFDQYGEFLAKQGGEVGVTTGRARRCGWFDAVIARYATRVNGITDYFLTKLDVLSSLERVPICVAYEIDGQRVEQMPTTQTEFHHAKPIYEEMPGWWEDISAARTFEELPANAQAYVRRLEELSGARISCIGVGPGRDQTIVRHDVLG, encoded by the coding sequence ATGCCGGCAATCGTCCTCATCGGCGCCCAATGGGGCGACGAGGGTAAGGGCAAAGCGACCGATCTGCTCGGTGGCCGGTTGCAATGGGTGGTGCGGTACCAGGGCGGCAACAACGCCGGACACACCGTCGTGCTGCCCAACGGCGACAAGTTCGCCCTGCACCTCATCCCGTCCGGCATCCTGACCCCCGGCGTGCGCAACGTCATCGGCAACGGTGTCGTGGTCGACCCGGGCGTGCTGCTCGACGAACTCGCCGGCCTCGAGGCCCGCGACGTCGACACCTCGGGCCTGCTGCTCTCCGCCGACGCGCACCTGATCATGCCGTACCACGTGGCCATCGATAAGGTCACCGAACGCTTCCTCGGCAACAAGAAGATCGGCACCACCGGCCGCGGCATCGGCCCCTGCTACCAGGACAAGGTGGCGCGGGTCGGCGTGCGGGTGGCCGACGTGCTGGACGAGAAGATCCTCACCCAGAAGGTCGAGGCCGCCCTGGAGTTCAAGAACCAGGTGCTGGTGAAGATCTACAACCGCCGCGCGCTGGACCCGCAGCAGGTGGTCGACGAAGTGCTCGGGCAGGCCGAGAGCTTCGCCCACCGCATCGCCGACACCCGGTTGCAGCTCAACGAGGCGCTCGAGCGCGGCGAGACCGTGCTGCTGGAAGGCTCGCAGGGCACCCTGCTCGACGTCGACCACGGCACCTATCCCTATGTGACGTCGTCGAACCCGACCTCGGGCGGCGCGGCGGTCGGTTCCGGCATCGGGCCGAACAAGATCAGCACGGTGCTGGGCATCCTCAAGTGCTACACCACCCGGGTCGGCTCCGGCCCGTTCCCGACCGAGTTGTTCGACCAGTACGGCGAGTTCCTCGCCAAGCAGGGCGGCGAGGTCGGCGTCACCACCGGGCGCGCTCGCCGCTGCGGCTGGTTCGACGCGGTGATCGCGCGCTACGCCACCCGCGTCAACGGCATCACCGACTACTTCCTCACCAAGCTCGACGTGCTCTCCAGCCTGGAGCGGGTGCCGATCTGCGTGGCCTACGAGATCGACGGGCAGCGGGTGGAGCAGATGCCGACCACGCAGACCGAATTCCACCACGCCAAGCCGATCTACGAGGAGATGCCGGGCTGGTGGGAGGACATCTCCGCGGCCCGCACCTTCGAGGAACTGCCCGCCAACGCGCAGGCCTACGTGCGCAGGCTCGAGGAGCTGTCCGGTGCCAGGATCTCCTGCATCGGGGTGGGTCCGGGCCGCGATCAGACGATCGTGCGCCACGACGTGCTCGGCTGA